A stretch of Aedes aegypti strain LVP_AGWG chromosome 2, AaegL5.0 Primary Assembly, whole genome shotgun sequence DNA encodes these proteins:
- the LOC110676003 gene encoding uncharacterized protein LOC110676003, with translation MEPRKDYFVVVQTKEAGKLVLTAVPCRWIRDGFLFWPGKNANRLRMDLNSEPGSGWSKIACSVKRKYIPSYEEAEIEAAELSGQNTESSDSAPRRKKQKKVKKDGFIKRFDYNHLVPGENPTSNMQTNQNKSTGPEPTSAPMNSQIVVDSQDLSDVAPSLLCSASVNQVDETFSTHQTVDHSVYLTTLSFSVNEQQTTDEMQAVATEGESEYVYFQQPTVDMDSVIKAVSGKIEQECSKMQDAILSTMSTMMASFKSDMDVKLATALRAQAKPSDDDEKFTFSPVSSIEQIHELEKNLADEAYAERFISYMKKLVGYVGDNGSLK, from the exons ATGGAACCACGTAAAG ATTACTTTGTTGTTGTCCAAACTAAGGAGGCAGGAAAACTTGTTTTAACTGCGGTCCCGTGTCGTTGGATTCGTGATGGGTTTCTGTTTTGGCCCGGTAAAAATGCAAACAGATTGCGTATGGACCTGAACTCAGAACCAGGCAGTGGTTGGAGCAAAATCGCTTGCAGTGTAAAACGGAAGTATATTCCATCCTACGAGGAGGCCGAAATAGAAGCTGCTGAGCTTTCAGGACAAAACACGGAAAGCTCAGATTCGGCGCCACGTAGAAAGAAGCAAAAAAAAGTGAAGAAAGATGGTTTCATCAAACGGTTTGATTATAATCACCTGGTTCCCGGAG AAAACCCCACTTCAAACATGCAAACGAACCAAAATAAAAGCACCGGGCCGGAACCTACAAGTGCACCAATGAATTCACAGATTGTTGTCGATTCTCAAGATCTCTCGGATGTAGCTCCTTCTTTGCTCTGTTCTGCCAGCGTGAACCAGGTGGATGAGACATTCTCCACACATCAGACCGTCGATCACTCGGTTTACCTGACAACATTGTCCTTCTCCGTAAATGAACAGCAGACGACAGATGAAATGCAGGCAGTTGCCACGGAGGGCGAATCGGAATACGTATATTTTCAGCAG CCAACTGTTGATATGGATTCCGTGATCAAAGCAGTTTCCGGAAAAATTGAACAAGAGTGTTCAAAAATGCAAGACGCAATCCTCTCTACCATGAGCACGATGATGGCCTCATTCAAAAGTGACATGGACGTGAAACTGGCAACAGCTTTACGTGCCCAAGCAAAACCGTCCGATGATGATGAGAAATTCACGTTTTCCCCAGTGTCTTCCATCGAGCAAATTCATGAGCTGGAGAAAAATCTCGCAGACGAAGCATACGCTGAGCGTTTC ATTTCTTACATGAAAAAGCTCGTTGGATATGTTGGagataatggatcattaaaataa